A DNA window from Zingiber officinale cultivar Zhangliang chromosome 3A, Zo_v1.1, whole genome shotgun sequence contains the following coding sequences:
- the LOC122051993 gene encoding transcription factor bHLH18-like isoform X1, with protein MILESGSSPISCQENSPTNMDGQTAGLYSDMGMEDSLFDQWGVMDQFTAAEIAAALGHNFQQSISSESYNSFTSDQAPMSSERPKKALKATSWSSCTTEQNSALAPNTSFPSILTFSNLDSPEEQKNPYGSLVGVVKPKMKVNGMVGSERSYDTIVRQANKGSHIRSRSSYDNKEHIIAERKRREKLSRRFIALSAIVPGLKKMDKASVLADTIRYLKELDEKVKALEEQAAKRTVESSVVVKKSQLSADDDSSFCDDENFEYGQRRFGESLPEIEAKMSDKSILIKIHCENGKGVLVKALSEVEKFHLSVVSCSVIPFAGSSLDITIMAQIEDGFNMTVKDLAKKMGTAFRKNT; from the exons ATGATTCTTGAATCAGGTTCCTCACCTATCTCCTGTCAAGAGAACAGCCCAACCAACATGGATGGACAAACTGCAGGATTGTATTCTGACATG GGAATGGAAGACAGCCTTTTTGATCAGTGGGGGGTAATGGATCAGTTCACAGCTGCAGAAATCGCAGCAGCTCTAGGGCATAACTTCCAACAGTCCATCTCTTCAGAGAGCTACAACTCATTTACCTCAGACCAAGCTCCAATGAGCAGCGAAAGGCccaagaaagctctcaaggccactagCTGGAGTTCTTGCACCACAGAGCAGAATTCAGCTCTGGCGCCTAATACCTCATTCCCCAGCATCCTCACCTTCAGCAACCTGGACTCGCCAGAAGAACAGAAGAACCCTTATGGGAGCCTCGTGGGAGTGGTGAAGCCCAAGATGAAGGTGAATGGTATGGTTGGATCCGAGAGAAGCTATGATACTATTGTTAGGCAAGCAAACAAGGGTTCCCATATCAGGAGTAGGTCAAGCTATGACAATAAGGAACACATTATTGCtgaaaggaagagaagagagaagctCAGCCGGAGGTTTATAGCTTTGTCTGCCATTGTGCCTGGCCTAAAGAAG ATGGACAAGGCTTCTGTTCTTGCTGATACAATCAGGTATCTGAAAGAACTGGACGAAAAGGTGAAGGCCCTGGAAGAGCAAGCTGCAAAGAGGACCGTTGAGTCTTCAGTCGTTGTGAAAAAATCTCAGCTCAGTGCCGACGATGACAGTTCCTTCTGCGACGACGAGAACTTTGAATATGGGCAGCGAAGATTTGGCGAGTCGCTCCCGGAGATAGAAGCCAAGATGTCTGACAAATCCATCCTCATCAAAATTCACTGCGAGAATGGCAAAGGAGTGCTGGTGAAAGCACTGTCTGAGGTCGAGAAGTTCCACCTCTCTGTTGTCAGTTGCAGTGTCATACCTTTTGCTGGTTCTTCCCTTGATATCACTATAATGGCTCAG ATTGAAGATGGGTTCAATATGACAGTGAAGGATCTAGCCAAGAAGATGGGCACTGCTTTCAGGAAGAACACATGA
- the LOC122051993 gene encoding transcription factor bHLH18-like isoform X2, translating to MDGQTAGLYSDMGMEDSLFDQWGVMDQFTAAEIAAALGHNFQQSISSESYNSFTSDQAPMSSERPKKALKATSWSSCTTEQNSALAPNTSFPSILTFSNLDSPEEQKNPYGSLVGVVKPKMKVNGMVGSERSYDTIVRQANKGSHIRSRSSYDNKEHIIAERKRREKLSRRFIALSAIVPGLKKMDKASVLADTIRYLKELDEKVKALEEQAAKRTVESSVVVKKSQLSADDDSSFCDDENFEYGQRRFGESLPEIEAKMSDKSILIKIHCENGKGVLVKALSEVEKFHLSVVSCSVIPFAGSSLDITIMAQIEDGFNMTVKDLAKKMGTAFRKNT from the exons ATGGATGGACAAACTGCAGGATTGTATTCTGACATG GGAATGGAAGACAGCCTTTTTGATCAGTGGGGGGTAATGGATCAGTTCACAGCTGCAGAAATCGCAGCAGCTCTAGGGCATAACTTCCAACAGTCCATCTCTTCAGAGAGCTACAACTCATTTACCTCAGACCAAGCTCCAATGAGCAGCGAAAGGCccaagaaagctctcaaggccactagCTGGAGTTCTTGCACCACAGAGCAGAATTCAGCTCTGGCGCCTAATACCTCATTCCCCAGCATCCTCACCTTCAGCAACCTGGACTCGCCAGAAGAACAGAAGAACCCTTATGGGAGCCTCGTGGGAGTGGTGAAGCCCAAGATGAAGGTGAATGGTATGGTTGGATCCGAGAGAAGCTATGATACTATTGTTAGGCAAGCAAACAAGGGTTCCCATATCAGGAGTAGGTCAAGCTATGACAATAAGGAACACATTATTGCtgaaaggaagagaagagagaagctCAGCCGGAGGTTTATAGCTTTGTCTGCCATTGTGCCTGGCCTAAAGAAG ATGGACAAGGCTTCTGTTCTTGCTGATACAATCAGGTATCTGAAAGAACTGGACGAAAAGGTGAAGGCCCTGGAAGAGCAAGCTGCAAAGAGGACCGTTGAGTCTTCAGTCGTTGTGAAAAAATCTCAGCTCAGTGCCGACGATGACAGTTCCTTCTGCGACGACGAGAACTTTGAATATGGGCAGCGAAGATTTGGCGAGTCGCTCCCGGAGATAGAAGCCAAGATGTCTGACAAATCCATCCTCATCAAAATTCACTGCGAGAATGGCAAAGGAGTGCTGGTGAAAGCACTGTCTGAGGTCGAGAAGTTCCACCTCTCTGTTGTCAGTTGCAGTGTCATACCTTTTGCTGGTTCTTCCCTTGATATCACTATAATGGCTCAG ATTGAAGATGGGTTCAATATGACAGTGAAGGATCTAGCCAAGAAGATGGGCACTGCTTTCAGGAAGAACACATGA